One Pseudonocardia abyssalis DNA segment encodes these proteins:
- a CDS encoding UvrD-helicase domain-containing protein has protein sequence MTAVLAPSAFLVTGPLPTGTTVLEASAGTGKTFTIAALAARYVAEGLATLPELMLVTFGREATTELRERVRGRLVDAERGLADPVAARAGDDEVLALLADAPPEEIAARRARLTRALAGFDAATIATTHQFCQQMLAGLGVAGDTDPGAEFVESIDDLISEVVDDFYVRKYGARGAGNPAFGRVEAGKLARAAVLDGQARLEPAHAPDGSPAQVRHRFATAVRGEVARRKRERRLYTYDDMLTRLSAALHDADGTAARRLRARYGVVLVDEFQDTDPVQWHILRTAFHGHTTLVLIGDPKQAIYAFRGADVVSYLDATTTADRHATLARNHRSDAPLLQALDTVFDGAALGDDRIRVHTVEAARPVPRLAGAPVDTPVRIRVLGRDGLPQSGRKLALAGPARARVARDCAAEIAALLASPARLDGEPVQPGDVAVLVRTNDQASVVRAALGRVGVPAVSSGTASVFGTPVATEWLTLLEALEQPRAFRVRAAALTCFVGATAAQLCSAGADDLLDHLGGTLRDWAAVLHRGGMAALLEAVTGTELPERILGSADGERTLTDLRHVAQSLHASATAQHLGPSALVDWLRHRIADAATDVGSERSRRLESDAAAVQIITVHRSKGLEFPVVHVPFAWDRFVGDPQFPLLHDERGARVLDVGGPTGESWAAHCDRHRAEEAGEDLRLLYVALTRARSQVVTWWVPATTVGASPLHRVLFGRGSGGTLAESYKVPADPIALHALQAVESSTIAVEAVGPPADPVFVPDERTAAEPAVAAFDRVLDTAWRRTSYTALTATAGHHAPTALTEPEEAGTDDEPELEPVDGVTGPADPSPMAALPLGAAFGTLVHSVFEAADLTAPDLVAELTAHAAEQLAFRPIAGLDGATLGAALLPAVRTPLGPLADGLRLADVAPRDRLAELDFELPLAGGDDAAGPPLTLDALVPLLRTHLPPTDPLHAYADDLAALEPSPLRGYLTGSIDAVLRLPSGRFAIVDYKTNWLGAPGEPLTAAHYTPPRLAVAMRGAHYPLQALLYGVALHRYLRWRLPGYDPEHHLGGVLYLFVRGMCGPATPVVDGMPCGVFGWAPPPALTVELSTLLERGAP, from the coding sequence GTGACGGCCGTACTGGCCCCGTCGGCGTTCCTGGTCACCGGCCCGCTGCCCACCGGCACCACCGTGCTGGAGGCCAGCGCCGGCACCGGCAAGACGTTCACGATCGCCGCACTCGCCGCCCGCTATGTCGCCGAGGGCCTGGCCACGCTGCCCGAGCTGATGCTCGTCACGTTCGGCCGCGAGGCCACCACGGAGCTGCGCGAGCGGGTGCGCGGCCGCCTGGTCGACGCCGAGCGCGGCCTCGCCGACCCGGTGGCGGCCCGCGCGGGCGACGACGAGGTGCTCGCCCTGCTCGCCGACGCCCCGCCGGAGGAGATCGCGGCCCGGCGCGCGCGGCTCACCCGCGCACTCGCCGGGTTCGACGCCGCCACGATCGCCACCACCCACCAGTTCTGCCAGCAGATGCTCGCCGGGCTCGGGGTGGCGGGCGACACCGACCCCGGTGCGGAGTTCGTCGAGTCGATCGACGACCTGATCTCGGAGGTCGTCGACGACTTCTACGTGCGCAAGTACGGCGCGCGCGGGGCGGGCAACCCGGCGTTCGGCCGCGTCGAGGCGGGAAAGCTCGCCCGGGCCGCGGTGCTCGACGGCCAGGCGCGGCTCGAACCGGCGCACGCCCCCGACGGCTCCCCCGCGCAGGTGCGCCACCGGTTCGCCACCGCGGTGCGCGGCGAGGTGGCCCGGCGCAAGCGGGAGCGCCGCCTCTACACCTACGACGACATGCTCACCCGCCTGTCGGCGGCCCTGCACGACGCCGACGGCACGGCCGCGCGGCGGCTGCGCGCCCGCTACGGCGTCGTGCTCGTCGACGAGTTCCAGGACACCGACCCGGTGCAGTGGCACATCCTGCGCACGGCGTTCCACGGGCACACCACGCTCGTCCTGATCGGCGACCCCAAGCAGGCGATCTACGCCTTCCGCGGCGCCGACGTCGTCAGCTACCTCGACGCCACGACCACGGCGGACCGGCACGCCACGCTGGCCCGCAACCACCGCAGCGACGCCCCGCTGCTGCAGGCGCTCGACACCGTGTTCGACGGCGCCGCGCTGGGCGACGACCGCATCCGCGTGCACACCGTCGAGGCCGCGCGCCCCGTCCCACGGCTCGCGGGCGCACCCGTCGACACCCCCGTCCGGATCCGGGTGCTCGGCCGCGACGGGCTCCCGCAGTCCGGGCGCAAGCTCGCGCTCGCCGGGCCCGCCCGCGCCCGCGTGGCCCGCGACTGTGCGGCGGAGATCGCCGCGCTGCTGGCCAGCCCGGCCCGGCTCGACGGTGAGCCCGTCCAGCCGGGTGACGTCGCGGTGCTCGTGCGCACCAACGACCAGGCGTCGGTGGTGCGGGCGGCGCTGGGCCGGGTCGGGGTGCCCGCGGTGTCGTCGGGCACCGCGAGCGTGTTCGGCACCCCGGTCGCGACGGAGTGGCTCACGCTGCTGGAGGCCCTCGAGCAGCCGCGTGCGTTCCGGGTACGGGCCGCCGCCCTCACCTGCTTCGTCGGCGCCACCGCGGCGCAGCTGTGCTCGGCCGGGGCCGACGACCTGCTCGACCACCTCGGCGGCACCCTGCGCGACTGGGCCGCCGTGCTGCACCGGGGCGGGATGGCGGCACTGCTGGAGGCGGTCACCGGCACCGAACTCCCGGAACGCATCCTGGGCTCCGCCGACGGCGAGCGCACGCTCACCGACCTGCGCCACGTCGCGCAGTCGCTGCACGCGTCGGCCACCGCGCAGCACCTCGGGCCGTCCGCGCTGGTCGACTGGCTGCGGCACCGCATCGCCGACGCCGCCACCGACGTCGGCTCCGAGCGGAGCAGGCGGCTGGAGTCCGACGCCGCGGCGGTGCAGATCATCACCGTGCACCGCAGCAAGGGGCTGGAGTTCCCGGTCGTGCACGTGCCCTTCGCCTGGGACCGCTTCGTCGGCGACCCGCAGTTCCCGCTGCTGCACGACGAGCGCGGCGCGCGGGTGCTCGACGTCGGCGGCCCCACCGGAGAGTCCTGGGCCGCCCACTGCGACCGCCACCGCGCCGAGGAGGCCGGCGAGGACCTGCGCCTGCTCTACGTCGCGCTCACCCGCGCCCGCAGCCAGGTCGTCACGTGGTGGGTGCCGGCCACGACGGTCGGGGCGTCGCCGCTGCACCGGGTGCTGTTCGGGCGCGGGTCCGGCGGCACGCTCGCCGAGTCCTACAAGGTGCCCGCCGATCCGATCGCGCTCCACGCGCTGCAGGCCGTGGAGTCGTCGACGATCGCGGTGGAGGCGGTCGGCCCGCCCGCCGACCCGGTGTTCGTCCCCGACGAGCGCACCGCCGCGGAGCCCGCGGTGGCGGCGTTCGACCGCGTGCTCGACACCGCGTGGCGGCGCACCTCCTACACGGCGCTCACGGCCACGGCCGGGCACCACGCCCCGACCGCGCTCACCGAGCCGGAGGAGGCCGGCACCGACGACGAGCCGGAGCTCGAACCCGTCGACGGCGTCACCGGGCCCGCCGACCCCTCGCCGATGGCCGCGCTCCCGCTCGGGGCCGCGTTCGGCACGCTCGTGCACTCGGTGTTCGAGGCGGCCGACCTCACCGCACCCGACCTCGTCGCCGAGCTCACCGCGCACGCCGCGGAGCAACTCGCGTTCCGCCCGATCGCCGGGCTCGACGGCGCCACCCTCGGCGCCGCGCTGCTCCCGGCCGTGCGGACCCCCCTCGGGCCGCTCGCCGACGGCCTGCGACTGGCCGACGTCGCGCCCCGCGACCGCCTCGCCGAGCTCGACTTCGAGCTGCCGCTGGCCGGGGGCGACGACGCGGCCGGTCCCCCGCTCACGCTCGACGCGCTGGTCCCCCTGCTGCGGACGCACCTGCCGCCGACCGACCCGCTGCACGCCTACGCCGACGACCTCGCCGCACTCGAGCCGTCGCCGCTGCGCGGCTACCTCACCGGCAGCATCGACGCCGTGCTGCGCCTGCCGTCGGGCCGGTTCGCGATCGTCGACTACAAGACCAACTGGCTCGGCGCCCCCGGCGAGCCGCTCACGGCCGCGCACTACACCCCGCCGCGGCTGGCCGTCGCGATGCGCGGCGCCCACTACCCGCTCCAGGCGCTGCTCTACGGCGTCGCCCTGCACCGCTACCTGCGCTGGCGGCTGCCCGGCTACGACCCGGAGCACCATCTCGGCGGGGTGCTCTACCTGTTCGTCCGCGGCATGTGCGGGCCCGCCACGCCCGTCGTCGACGGGATGCCGTGCGGCGTCTTCGGCTGGGCTCCCCCGCCCGCGCTCACCGTCGAGCTGTCCACGCTGCTGGAGCGGGGTGCGCCGTGA